In the genome of Rhizobium rhizogenes, one region contains:
- the phnF gene encoding phosphonate metabolism transcriptional regulator PhnF, which produces MSPSAAMKRKNGVALWRQIADRIRGEIAAGDHDETGMLPPEMTLAEKFGVNRHTVRSAIAALASEGILEPRQGRGTMIARKERLSFPISLRTRFTAGIGDQVKEMEALLLSHTTEPASADLAARLQLQTGAPLVRLETLRKADTRPVSRSTTWFPADRFAGIGEAYQKSGSITAAFKALGVADYVRISTVISASHADTQDLADLELSPGAILLVTQALNADMDGVPVQYAVSRFSADTVEFTVEN; this is translated from the coding sequence ATGAGCCCTTCGGCAGCGATGAAAAGAAAGAACGGCGTGGCGCTCTGGCGGCAGATCGCCGACAGGATCAGGGGCGAGATCGCGGCTGGTGATCACGATGAAACCGGCATGTTGCCGCCCGAGATGACGCTGGCCGAAAAATTCGGCGTCAACCGCCATACCGTCCGAAGCGCCATTGCCGCATTGGCGAGCGAAGGCATCCTTGAGCCGAGGCAGGGGCGCGGCACGATGATTGCCCGCAAGGAACGGCTGAGTTTTCCGATTTCACTGCGCACACGCTTCACGGCAGGCATCGGCGATCAGGTGAAGGAAATGGAGGCGCTGCTTCTTTCCCACACGACCGAGCCCGCAAGTGCCGATCTGGCAGCGCGGCTGCAACTCCAGACCGGCGCTCCGCTCGTGCGTCTGGAGACCCTGCGCAAGGCCGACACCCGGCCGGTGTCCCGTTCGACCACATGGTTTCCGGCGGATCGTTTTGCCGGAATAGGCGAGGCCTATCAGAAAAGCGGTTCTATCACGGCCGCTTTCAAGGCGCTCGGTGTGGCGGACTACGTGCGCATCTCGACCGTCATTTCAGCCAGCCACGCCGATACGCAGGATCTCGCCGATCTTGAATTGTCGCCGGGTGCCATCCTGCTCGTCACTCAGGCGCTGAATGCCGATATGGATGGTGTGCCGGTGCAATATGCCGTCAGCCGATTTTCGGCCGATACCGTCGAATTCACGGTGGAAAATTAG